From a single Agrobacterium tumefaciens genomic region:
- the sufB gene encoding Fe-S cluster assembly protein SufB, giving the protein MAAVQETIDQVRQIDVDQYKYGFETNIEVDKAPKGLSEEVIRFISAKKQEPEWMLEWRLEAYKRWLTMEEPTWARVSYPKIDFNDLYYYAAPKSTPGPKSLDEVDPELLKVYEKLGIPLKEQEILAGVEKRQVAVDAVFDSVSVVTTFKAELAKAGVIFMSISEAVREHPELVKKYLGSVVPTTDNFYATLNSAVFTDGSFVFVPKGVRCPMELSTYFRINEKNTGQFERTLIIAEEGAYVSYLEGCTAPQRDENQLHAAVVELVALDDAEIKYSTVQNWYPGDKEGKGGIYNFVTKRGDCRGDRSKISWTQVETGSAITWKYPSCILRGDDSRGEFYSIAVSNGHQQIDSGTKMIHLGKNTSSRIIAKGIAAGFSENVYRGQVSAHRKATNTRNFTQCDSLLIGDKCGAHTVPYIEAKNSSAHFEHEATTSKISEDQLFYCLQRGIPEEAAIALIVNGFVKEVIQELPMEFAVEAQKLIGISLEGSVG; this is encoded by the coding sequence AAGTCGACAAGGCCCCGAAGGGCCTTTCGGAAGAGGTGATCCGTTTCATCTCGGCCAAAAAGCAGGAGCCGGAATGGATGCTGGAATGGCGTCTTGAGGCTTACAAGCGCTGGCTGACGATGGAAGAGCCGACCTGGGCGCGCGTCAGCTATCCCAAGATCGACTTCAACGATCTCTATTATTATGCTGCGCCGAAGAGCACGCCCGGCCCCAAGTCTCTGGACGAGGTCGATCCGGAGCTTCTGAAGGTCTATGAAAAGCTCGGCATTCCGCTGAAGGAACAGGAAATCCTCGCCGGTGTTGAAAAGCGCCAGGTGGCGGTGGATGCCGTGTTCGACAGCGTTTCGGTCGTCACCACCTTCAAGGCGGAACTGGCCAAGGCCGGCGTCATCTTCATGTCGATTTCGGAAGCCGTGCGCGAGCATCCGGAGCTGGTGAAGAAATATCTCGGCTCGGTCGTTCCGACGACGGATAATTTCTACGCGACGCTGAATTCGGCTGTCTTTACCGACGGCTCCTTCGTCTTCGTGCCGAAGGGCGTGCGTTGCCCGATGGAGCTTTCCACCTATTTCCGCATCAACGAAAAGAACACCGGCCAGTTTGAGCGCACGCTGATCATCGCCGAAGAGGGTGCTTACGTCTCCTATCTGGAAGGCTGCACGGCACCTCAGCGCGACGAGAACCAGCTTCACGCCGCCGTGGTCGAGCTTGTGGCGCTCGATGATGCCGAAATCAAATATTCCACCGTCCAGAACTGGTATCCGGGCGACAAGGAAGGCAAGGGCGGCATCTACAACTTCGTGACCAAGCGCGGCGATTGCCGTGGCGACCGTTCGAAGATTTCGTGGACACAGGTGGAAACCGGCTCGGCCATCACCTGGAAATACCCGTCCTGCATTCTGCGCGGTGACGACAGCCGTGGCGAGTTCTATTCGATCGCTGTTTCCAACGGCCACCAGCAGATCGACAGCGGCACCAAGATGATCCATCTCGGCAAGAACACGTCGAGCCGCATCATCGCCAAGGGCATCGCCGCCGGTTTCTCGGAAAACGTCTATCGCGGCCAGGTTTCGGCTCACCGCAAGGCGACCAACACGCGTAACTTCACGCAGTGTGACTCGCTGCTGATCGGCGACAAGTGCGGCGCGCATACCGTGCCCTATATCGAGGCGAAGAACTCCTCCGCTCACTTCGAGCACGAGGCGACGACGTCGAAGATTTCCGAAGACCAGCTGTTCTATTGCCTGCAGCGCGGCATCCCGGAAGAAGCAGCCATCGCGCTGATCGTCAACGGCTTCGTCAAGGAAGTCATTCAGGAACTGCCGATGGAATTTGCCGTGGAAGCGCAGAAGCTGATCGGCATTTCGCTGGAAGGAAGCGTGGGGTGA